CGCTTCTGGTGCTGCCTAACAATGTAGGCGCCTGGGCCGCCCGCCTCAACGTAATTCGTCCGAAGATTAATTTCTTTGCCGAGTATGCTTACAAAATCAACGATCCGCACCTTGCCAACAACAATATTTACAAGCCGGGTGAGGCGTTATTCCTGAATTTTACCTATTCCAACAAGGGGCTTGGTCTTTCGCTGGGCGCTAAACATATTGATAACATGAGCTTCCGCTCTGATCGCAGCGCCACGGGCAATGCCGGTCTTATCAATTACCTGCCTGCGCTTACCAAGCAGCATACGTACGTGCTTTCGGCTTACTACCCTTACGCCTCGCAGCCTAACGGTGAGCTGAGCTGGCAGGCCGATCTTACCTACAAATTCAAGAAGGGCACGAAGCTCGGTGGCAAATTCGGCACCAACGTGGCGCTTAATTATTCGGCTGCGCACATGATTGATACCACCAACCTGAATGATCTGGGCCCCGGCGGCCGTCGTTTGGGCTATACCACAAAGTGGCTGGGCTACAACGATTCACTTTTCTTCCAGGATGTGAATTTTGAAATGTATAAAAAGGTGTCGAAAAGATTCCGTTTCACCTTCCTTGTGGGCAATATCTGGTACAACAAAAACGTAGTAGAAGGGAAGTCGGGCTATCCGATTATTTCGTCGCAGTATGTGGTGGCTGATCTCATTTTTACGCTCAATGATAAACTTACATTGCGTACTGATCTGGAACACATGTATTGCAAAGACGATTTCGGCAGCTGGGTGGCGGCACTTGTCGAGCTTACTATTGGCGAACACTTCTTTGTAGCGGCAATGGATCAGTACAACTACGGGAACTATGATGTGAAAAAGCGTGTACACTATGTGAACGTGCAGGGCGGATATACCAAAGGCACCATACGTGTTACAGCCGGTTATGGTAAGCAGCGTGCCGGTATTTTCTGCGTGGGTGGTGTATGCCGCTTTGTGCCTGCTTCAAACGGTTTTACGCTCAACATTACCAGTTCATTTTAACAACCGGTTAATTTTGTTCTTTGTAATTTAATGCTCAACAACAAACAAAAAATGTCAATCAAACAACTCATCATACCTGCCACGCTTGCCTTGTTTGCAAGCTGTGATTATGTAGATGTACCTACGCCCGTTAATAATGGCGGAGGCGGGGGCGGGGGCGGAAGCACCACGCACCGCAAAGTGCTGGTAGAGGAAGTGACCGGCCATTTCTGCCCCACCTGTCCCGCTGGCGCAGCCACGCTTGAAGCAGCTAAAGCCGTTTATGGCGACAGCATGATTGTGGTGGCTATACACACCGGCTATTTCGCGCAGAACGTGGCACAGTTTGGCTTGCCTCCGGGCGCTCCGCAGGGTTCATACACCGAAGATTTCAATACACCTGAAGGGACCGACTGGGGCAATGTGTTTTCGATGGGAGCATCAGCGCCGCGCTGCATGTATAACCGCACCGGTTTCCCGGCCGGTTTGCATGATATGCACCCGAACGATTGTGCCACTGTGCTGGACACCATTCTCGATCGCCCGCAAAGCGCCGATTTTGAAATTACGCACAGCTACAATACAAGTACCCGTGCGCTCAGTTTTGCGGCAAACGGCAATTTCCTTACCTCCGGCGGCACAGCGTCTGACAATTACAATATCGTAATTCTGCTAACCGAAGACAGCCTGCTGGGCTGGCAGAAAGACGGTTCGGCGCATATTCAGAACTATGTGTTCAATCATGTGCTGCGTGCCTGTGTGAATACACCTGGCACCATTTCCGGAACAACCATTCACACCGGTTCAATTGTGGCCGGCGATACCATTAACTATTCGCTGCCTTCCGCTTATACCTTGCCGGCATCGGTTGATGAAAGCCATGCTGATCTGGTGGTGTTTGTGTACAATGCAACAACCAAAGAAGTGCTGCAGGTAGAGAAAGTGGCTGTAAAAGAGTAATTGAACTTCCGTAATAAGAAAAAAGCGCCCTGAATCCGGGGCGCTTTTTTCTTGTGCTTGTGCAGCAGCTGGCGTACATTACTGCTGAATAATAAACTGCAACGAATGAAAAAGATAATTTTCCCGGTGCTGTTCACGGGGATTTTCGGAGCAGGTTGTGATTATGTGGATGTGCCCACTCCCGCCGCGCCGCAGGTGCCTGTAGTTTCGTCAGGTAATCACCGCAAAGTGCTGGTAGAAGAAGTAACGGGGCAGCGTTGTCCTACCTGTCCGGCCGGTGCACTTGCGCTTGCTGCTGCCAAATCTGTTTACGCCGACAGTATGATTATCATAGCCGTGCATACCGGTTATTTTGCACAAACGCCACCGGGTATTCCGGTTTCAGCAGCCATTACCAATATTGATCCGCTGGCTTTTTTCCTCGATCTGAATTGCGACGAAGCCGAAGATCTTGATCTTACGTTTCAGTTGTCTGGCGCACCACCCATTAGCATGGTAAACCGGTTAGGTTTTTTGGATGAATTGTATCGGATACCGCCATCAAATGTAGCCACAGTGCTTGATACCGTGCTTAACCGGCCTCAAAGTGCTTCATTCGCCATTACACATACTTACGACGTGGCTACGCGTCAGCTGAGTTTCGGAATAAACGGCAATTACCTTACGCAAAACGGACAAAGCGGCGATAATTTTTTTCTGGTGGCTTTAATTACAGAAGACAGCATACTCGGCTGGCAGGATTATCAGGGAGCGCAACCTTTGGGCGCGGTACAGAACTATGTATTCAATCATGTACTGCGCGCAAGTGTAAATACGCCCGGCTCCGTGGCGGGCACTCTACTCGGCAGTGCGCCTGCATTGGCCGGCGACACCATTCAGTACACGCTTCCCGCACCGTTTACGCTCAGCAATTCATTTAATGCCGCGCACTGCAATCTGGTGGTGTACATATACAACGGAACCACCAAAGAAGTGCTGCAGGCCGAAGAAGTTCATCTGTGATTTTTACTCACTCAAGAGCATGGTTTCACTGCCGGAAGCCGTACATTTGAAGTAATGAAGCAGTTTTTACTCATTCCTTTCTTCTGTGTGTGTGCACTGGCTGCAAAAGCCCAGCAAACATTCAGCGCAGGCATTCTTGCCGGATTAAACACCTGCCAGATTCATGGCGACAGTTACTGGGGCTGGAATCAGGTGGGGGCTTTGGGGGGCATGTTTCTTAGCATCCGTCCTCAGCAAAAAACCTATTTCCAGATGGAGCTTCAGTACTCGCGCAAGGGAAGCCGCAAAATTGCGCGTCCTGATAAAGGTGATCTTGATTTTTTTGAACTCCGTATGCATTACATTGAAGTGCCGCTGCTGCTGCGCTACAACACAAGAAAACTGTACTATCAGATTGGTGCGTCGGGCGGGGTATTGTTTAAAGTACGTGAGTGGGATGATTTTGGCGAAGTTGAGCCGCGTGATTTCAGACCGTATGAGGTGGCATGGATAATTGGAGCCGGCTACAAATTCAACGAAAAATTTGCCCTTGATGTGCGCAGTTCAAACTCATTTTTCCCGGTAAAAAAGGCCGATGTTCCTATTGTGTATCCGCGCTTTTACCAGAACATTTTCAATAAAGGTATGTATCACAACCTGCTTTCGTTTTCACTTACGTGGCGTTTCATGTCATCAGGCTCCGATTCACAGTAATACGCAACATCGCCACGCTTCATTTGTTATTCTTGTATGTCAGTTAAACCTCAGCGAATAGCCATTGCCGTAACCGGCGCCAGTGGTTCGGTGTATGCCAAAGTGTTGTTTGATAAATTAGTGCAGTTGCGCAGCCAGACAGACCGGGTGGGTGTGGTGATGAGCGATAATGCAAAGCAGGTGTGGGAAACCGAACTCGGCAACAGCAACTACAACGATTATCCGTTTGAGTTTTACGGTAAAAACGATTTCAACGCACCGTTTGCATCGGGCTCAGCAAGCTACCGTACACTTATTGTTTGTCCCTGTTCAATGGGAACGCTTGCGCGCATAGCCACTGGTGTTTCTAACGACCTGGTTACACGTGCTGCGGATGTGATATTGAAGGAACGCCGCCGGCTTATTCTTGTTTCACGCGATACGCCACTCAGCCTCATTCATATTAACAACATGAAAACAGTGACCGAGGCAGGTGGTATTATTTGTCCGGCCAGCCCGTCGTTTTACAGCGGTCCTAAAACCATTGAAGAAGCCGCAGCCACTGTGGTTGACCGGGTGCTTGATCTGGCTGGGTTTGAGATTCAGACCTTTCGCTGGAGCGAGACCGGGAATTAACACTTACCTGCACTATTCAATAGCTGTCTTTTTTCGGTTTAAAATAAGAAAGGTAAAAAGTGATCCAAAATCATCATTGGGAATAGAATTGCTTTTTAGAAGCAGAACCTGTCATGGTTAATGATTAATATGTCGTGAAATCTGATTTTTAGGCAGATTTACAAGCAACTTTGGCAGACCATTTCCGTACTATTTGCAAAGTGTTTTTTGCCTGATTATCCTGCTCTGCGATGTTGATAATGTAAATGCACTGTAAAGCAGTTGGTTGAATAGACAGGCGAAGATCCTTAAGGCTTTTTTAACAGTAAACACATAACTTAGGAATAAGCTTTGCGTTCTTTTGCATGTCATAAAATGAAATAGCTTATGTTAGAGTTCAGCAAAAACATTCTGCAAAAAGTGAGCTTCGACCGTCAGTTGTTCTACAAAGAACTGGTGAAGGCAGCGCGCTGGGTGAAACCCGATGAGAAATTGCTGCTCAAGGCCTGGTGTCTTACCACTTTCGGTCATTTATACGGCGATCTTATTCGCGATGTATTCAACAACATGAGTCGTTCCTGATTATTCCTCAGCACTCAGGAAGCGGATATTTCGTTTCAAACCTTCAAATTTTGTGCGTTTCACGGCCGAATGGCGGAAGAGTTTCTGAAAAACATCTTCTGTTAGTTCCGTCCAGTCTTTTTTGCTCATGCCAAGCAAGTCGGGATGCGGCTCAAACGCGTTTTCGCTGTGTGGTTTGCTGAAACGGTTCCACGGGCACACGGTCTGGCAGATGTCGCAGCCAAACATGTGGTTGGCAAATTTGCCTTTCATGTCGGCGGGCAGCAGTTCGTTTTTCAGTTCGATTGTGAAATACGAAATGCACTTGCTGCCGTCAACCACATAAGGCTGCACAATGGCTTCGGTGGGGCAGGCATCAATGCAGCGTGTGCAGGTGCCGCAGTAGTCTTTCACAGGGCCGTCGGGCTCAAGTTCAATATCGAGAATAAGTTCGGCGATGAAAAAGAACGAGCCCTGCTGTTTGTTGATCAGGTTGGTATGTTTGCCCATCCAGCCCAGTCCGCCACGTTGTGCCCAGGCCTTGTCCATTACCGGCGCCGAATCGGTAAATGCCCGGCCGCCAATGCTGCTGCCAATTTCCAGCTGCAAGGCTTCGATGAGTGCCTTGAGTTTTCGCTTAATTACAAAGTGGTAATCTTCGCCGTACGCATACTGTGAAATAACAGGTGCTTCGGGGTCGGTTTGCTTTTGCGGATTGTGGTAATTAAGCAACAGCGACACCACCGATTTTGCCCCGGGCACCAGCAGCCGCGGATCAAGGCGCTTATCGAAATGGTTGGCCATGTAGCTCATGCTGCCGTGCATCTGGCTGTTTAGCCATTGCTCCAGACGCGGGGCTTCATCTTCGAGAAAAGCAGCGGTGGAAATGCCGCAGAACTCGAAGCCAAGTAGTTTGGCCTGTTGTTTAACAATTGCACTGCGCCGGCTGAGTTGCATGCCACTAAGTTAGGCACACAAAGCTTAGCCTTTGCGCGAAACCTTTTTTCGTGTGGCCTTTTTCACTTTCGGAGCTGTTTTCCGGGCGGGCTTTTGTCCCGATTTTTTTGCAGCAGCCTTTTTTATTGCGGCAGTGCGTACTGAAGTTTTTTTCGCAGTTACCTTTTTGGCGCTTGCTTTTTTCGCGGGCTTTTTGCGTTTGCTTCCAGCGGTTTTGGGTCCCAACAAACTCAGCAGGCTTTTGCCGTAGTCAATTACAGCCTGCGAATTGTGGAGAATATCGCTTCCAATTACGCCGTCAATCGGCTCAAGACCAATGCTGGCATAGGTTTGGTTTACGTGGCCCAGATCAAGCATGATGCAGGGCAGGTGATAAATGGTGAAGCCGCCAAGATCGAGCCGCTCAATTATCACTACCTGACTTTGCATGCTGTTTGTGCCCAGTCCGGTTGAAAGGCGTTCGTTTTCATGTACCACTTCACGTTTCAGGAAACGTTTAACGCGTTCGCTGTCGAATACGGTTTTCGATGCGCCGGTATCAATAATGCAGTTGGCGTTTTTGCCGTTTATTTTCACTTTCAGCTGCAAATGAAAACCATCGCCTTCGATGCTCAGAATACGTATCGGAACTTTAACTGATTTCATAATGAGTTTGTGTTGGGGCAAAAAGCAAAGACCACCGCCTTGAAAGTGTGGTGGTGGTCTTTACCTGCATTATCGGTTAGTTATGCGGTAGCGTTCATGTTATCAAGCACGGCCATTACTTCGCGCACGGCAGCGGCCGATTCGTTTACGAGTTTCATTTCGTCGTCGTTGAGCTTGAGTTCGATGATCTGCTCAATGCCTTTGCGGCCGAGTTTCACGGGTACGCCCATGTACACACCGTTCAGGCCATATTCGCCCTGCAGCCATGCGCACACGGGGAAAATACGCTTCTGATCGCGCAGAATGGCTTCTACCATTTGAGCAGCAGCGGCGCCCGGAGCATACCAAGCTGAGGTGCCGAGGAGGTTTACAATTTCGCCGCCGCCTTTTTTGGTGCGTTCCACAATGGCGTCGAGTTCTTCCTTGCCAATGAGTTCGGTTACCGGAATGCCGCCTACAGTGGTGTAGCGGGGCAGGGGAACCATGGTATCGCCGTGGCCGCCCATGAGTACAGCCTGAATATCTTTGGGCGATACGTTGAGTGCTTCGGCCAGGAAGGCGCGGTAGCGGGCGGTATCGAGAATGCCGGCCATACCAAATACGCGGCTGGGATCAACCTTGGCGGTGAGGTAAGCGCAGTAAGTCATTACATCAAGCGGGTTTGATACGATGATGATAATGGCGTTGGGCGAATGCGCAATGATGTTTTCGGTAACGCTTTTTACAATGGCCGCGTTGGTTGAAATTAAATCATCGCGGCTCATGCCGGGCTTGCGGGGCAAACCAGAGGTAATTACCACCACATCCGAGTTGGCGGTTTTGGTGTAATCATCTGTAGAACCCTTGATGCGGGTGTCGTACAGATTGATGGGTGCGGTTTGCCAAATGTCGAGCGCTTTGCCTTCGGCAAAATTCGGCTTGATATCAACCAGTACCAATTCGTTGCAGAGTTCTTTGTGTGCGATTACATCGGCACAGGTGGCACCTACGTTGCCGGCACCTACTACGGTTACTTTCATGAGTATTGTTGAATTGAGTCGTTTTGATTCTGAGACGGGCAAAATTAGGATTTCCCCGGCAGCGGTAAACGGGTTTAAGGAAATTTTATTATGTGATTTCGGACAGGTCTTTCTGCAGAAAAAAGTTGCGGGACGGGGGAAAAGACCATTTTAACTGTCTTAAATCCGAATTAACGTCCTGTAAACCTTCTTTAGTCGGGACTAAAATGCGATTCATGGCACGATTTTTTCCTTTTTTCTGCCAGTTGCAGGGTTGGTGCTGCCGATTAAAGAAGATTAATAGAACTTTTCCATGACTAACTCGTACATTTGCTTGACAATGAATACTTTCCCCTGCAAACCCAAGGCTTTTTTGCTGCTGGCTCTTTTGTTTATCTGGAGTGGCGGCCTCTTTGCCCAAACTCCCACCGTACAGGATTGTCTGGGCGCCATTCCTATTTGTCAGAACGTTTATTCCACTACGGCATCCTACAGCGGTGAGGGAAACTACCCCAACGAAATCAACAGCGGCTCTTCCTGTCTTGGTTGGGGTGAACTGAATGATGTGTGGTACACGTTTACCGTACAGCAAAGCGGTAACCTCAACTTTCTCATCACCCCGAACAACAGTGCCGATGATTACGACTGGGCAGTGTATAATCTTACCAATGCCACCTGCGCACAGATTTTCACCAACCCGGGACTCGAAGTAAGTTGCAATTTCTCGGCTACGCCCGGCACTACGGGGCCCAACGGGGCTTCAGCCCTCAATTCGCAGCCTGTCAGCGGCACACCTTTTAATGCGGTGGTTCCGGTTGTGGTTGGGCAAACGTATGTAGTAAACGTAAGCAACTTTTCCTCGTCGCAGAACGGGTACACTATCGACTTCAGCGCCTCCACGGCTGTGATTTTTGACCAGGTGCCGCCCACATTAACCGGCGTGAATAACCCGGGCTGCGGGGCATCGCAGCTTGTGCTCACATTCTCCGAAAACATTCTTTGCAACACGGTGCAGGCCGCCGACTTTTCAATTACCGGCCCCGGCGGGCCCTACACGGTTACGGCTGTCACATCGCCGGTGTGTGCGGCTGGCGGTACCTACACCAATACCTACACGATTACCATTTCACCGGCCATTACCAATGCCGGTAACTTTACCGCCAACCTGGTTGGCCCGGTTACCGATTTGTGTGGAAACGTAGCCATTTTCCCTGCCTCACAGCCGTTTGTAATAGGCTCGTTCACGTTCACCACGGCTTCCACTTCGGCAACCTGTATTGCCAGCAACGGCAGCGCATCGGTAAACGTTACCGGTCCGGGACCATTTACCTACACGTGGTCGCCAAACGTGAGCACCACCAACACAGCCAACAATATTCCCGCTGGTATTTACACCGTAACCATTCTCGATCAGGGCACCGGCTGCTCTTCAACCGATACTGTGGTTGTGTTGCAAAACAATAACCTCACCGCCACCACCTCGGCCAATACCACCATTTGCCCCGGCGGGCAAACCACCATCAGCATTACAATACCCAACGGCAATCCGCCCATTACCTACACCTGGAGCAACAGCCTCCCCAATCAGGCTTCACATTCGGTAAGTCCTGCTGCCACCA
This genomic window from Bacteroidota bacterium contains:
- a CDS encoding Omp28-related outer membrane protein, which translates into the protein MSIKQLIIPATLALFASCDYVDVPTPVNNGGGGGGGGSTTHRKVLVEEVTGHFCPTCPAGAATLEAAKAVYGDSMIVVAIHTGYFAQNVAQFGLPPGAPQGSYTEDFNTPEGTDWGNVFSMGASAPRCMYNRTGFPAGLHDMHPNDCATVLDTILDRPQSADFEITHSYNTSTRALSFAANGNFLTSGGTASDNYNIVILLTEDSLLGWQKDGSAHIQNYVFNHVLRACVNTPGTISGTTIHTGSIVAGDTINYSLPSAYTLPASVDESHADLVVFVYNATTKEVLQVEKVAVKE
- a CDS encoding Omp28-related outer membrane protein, whose amino-acid sequence is MKKIIFPVLFTGIFGAGCDYVDVPTPAAPQVPVVSSGNHRKVLVEEVTGQRCPTCPAGALALAAAKSVYADSMIIIAVHTGYFAQTPPGIPVSAAITNIDPLAFFLDLNCDEAEDLDLTFQLSGAPPISMVNRLGFLDELYRIPPSNVATVLDTVLNRPQSASFAITHTYDVATRQLSFGINGNYLTQNGQSGDNFFLVALITEDSILGWQDYQGAQPLGAVQNYVFNHVLRASVNTPGSVAGTLLGSAPALAGDTIQYTLPAPFTLSNSFNAAHCNLVVYIYNGTTKEVLQAEEVHL
- a CDS encoding PorT family protein, whose amino-acid sequence is MKQFLLIPFFCVCALAAKAQQTFSAGILAGLNTCQIHGDSYWGWNQVGALGGMFLSIRPQQKTYFQMELQYSRKGSRKIARPDKGDLDFFELRMHYIEVPLLLRYNTRKLYYQIGASGGVLFKVREWDDFGEVEPRDFRPYEVAWIIGAGYKFNEKFALDVRSSNSFFPVKKADVPIVYPRFYQNIFNKGMYHNLLSFSLTWRFMSSGSDSQ
- a CDS encoding UbiX family flavin prenyltransferase; this translates as MSVKPQRIAIAVTGASGSVYAKVLFDKLVQLRSQTDRVGVVMSDNAKQVWETELGNSNYNDYPFEFYGKNDFNAPFASGSASYRTLIVCPCSMGTLARIATGVSNDLVTRAADVILKERRRLILVSRDTPLSLIHINNMKTVTEAGGIICPASPSFYSGPKTIEEAAATVVDRVLDLAGFEIQTFRWSETGN
- the queG gene encoding tRNA epoxyqueuosine(34) reductase QueG, which codes for MQLSRRSAIVKQQAKLLGFEFCGISTAAFLEDEAPRLEQWLNSQMHGSMSYMANHFDKRLDPRLLVPGAKSVVSLLLNYHNPQKQTDPEAPVISQYAYGEDYHFVIKRKLKALIEALQLEIGSSIGGRAFTDSAPVMDKAWAQRGGLGWMGKHTNLINKQQGSFFFIAELILDIELEPDGPVKDYCGTCTRCIDACPTEAIVQPYVVDGSKCISYFTIELKNELLPADMKGKFANHMFGCDICQTVCPWNRFSKPHSENAFEPHPDLLGMSKKDWTELTEDVFQKLFRHSAVKRTKFEGLKRNIRFLSAEE
- a CDS encoding retropepsin-like domain-containing protein codes for the protein MKSVKVPIRILSIEGDGFHLQLKVKINGKNANCIIDTGASKTVFDSERVKRFLKREVVHENERLSTGLGTNSMQSQVVIIERLDLGGFTIYHLPCIMLDLGHVNQTYASIGLEPIDGVIGSDILHNSQAVIDYGKSLLSLLGPKTAGSKRKKPAKKASAKKVTAKKTSVRTAAIKKAAAKKSGQKPARKTAPKVKKATRKKVSRKG
- the mdh gene encoding malate dehydrogenase produces the protein MKVTVVGAGNVGATCADVIAHKELCNELVLVDIKPNFAEGKALDIWQTAPINLYDTRIKGSTDDYTKTANSDVVVITSGLPRKPGMSRDDLISTNAAIVKSVTENIIAHSPNAIIIIVSNPLDVMTYCAYLTAKVDPSRVFGMAGILDTARYRAFLAEALNVSPKDIQAVLMGGHGDTMVPLPRYTTVGGIPVTELIGKEELDAIVERTKKGGGEIVNLLGTSAWYAPGAAAAQMVEAILRDQKRIFPVCAWLQGEYGLNGVYMGVPVKLGRKGIEQIIELKLNDDEMKLVNESAAAVREVMAVLDNMNATA
- a CDS encoding PKD domain-containing protein; the encoded protein is MNTFPCKPKAFLLLALLFIWSGGLFAQTPTVQDCLGAIPICQNVYSTTASYSGEGNYPNEINSGSSCLGWGELNDVWYTFTVQQSGNLNFLITPNNSADDYDWAVYNLTNATCAQIFTNPGLEVSCNFSATPGTTGPNGASALNSQPVSGTPFNAVVPVVVGQTYVVNVSNFSSSQNGYTIDFSASTAVIFDQVPPTLTGVNNPGCGASQLVLTFSENILCNTVQAADFSITGPGGPYTVTAVTSPVCAAGGTYTNTYTITISPAITNAGNFTANLVGPVTDLCGNVAIFPASQPFVIGSFTFTTASTSATCIASNGSASVNVTGPGPFTYTWSPNVSTTNTANNIPAGIYTVTILDQGTGCSSTDTVVVLQNNNLTATTSANTTICPGGQTTISITIPNGNPPITYTWSNSLPNQASHSVSPAATTTYTVSAVDGQGCTAGPFTITVTVNGPVSVTASTSAASVCAGNPATLTATGSGGDGNYTYNWMPGSLSGASVTVTPGTSTTYTVTITDGCGQTNTAQVAVAVIPLPVVSFTADTTYGCSPLQVQFTMTSGNYPAGTTFFWDFDDGGPTSTAQNPSHLFTTPGCHDVSLTVTAPPGCSTTQTYPCMINTYPQPVAAFTATPTFTSILNPNVSFTNLSTGATTWIWDFADNSTSTAWSPGHTYDLPGVYNVMLAVANDSGCVDTAYTTIRVNDFHTFWVPNAFTPDESGLNDTWGPVFTNILNEGYLVLVYDRWGNKVFETNKPGENWNGRFRNTGGEVVQQDVYVYRILYTDNMYEKHELVGSVTVIK